The Prunus dulcis chromosome 5, ALMONDv2, whole genome shotgun sequence genomic sequence GATTAAATTCATATATGTAAGCTTTTGGTGTACAAATTCtataaatttcatttatttcttaCTTTTAAGCTTCTCATGAGCTGGAATTTTGTGGTGCCTGCTTTCCCATATAGAGATATGCAAGTATTTTTGGGGTTGCGATGAACAAGAGGTTATGCGAACTTTGAGTTGTGAAGACATTGGATATGAGTCTCAAATTTGTTAGCAATTACAGTTCGTACTGGCTGCTGGACTTGAACTGGAAGGACGTTGTATTTAATTCAAACACAATTGTAATTGTTTGTAGAGCTAAATTTCACTAAGGAGTAGAACTGAGTTCAATGCAAAATCACTTTACCTCGTTTGCCAGTTCGTTAGACATATATAAACTGAATTTTGTATGCAAGAACAAATAGTCTAGCAGCAACCGCTTAGTATTGGTTATGGTTCTACTGAAGTAATTTTTGGAGTCAGAAATGATCAAATGTATATGATTTGTGAAATGTGAGGTGTATTAGTTCCCTGGTTAGTAAGTGAAGTTTATTTTGGATACTTCCGTTACTTAAAAGTTGAGAAATATATGATCTTATTCATCTCCATTGTAGGTATAAATAGAATTTACAAGACTTAATCAACTAAGCCAATTACAATCAATTTGAACAAACCAAGCCGACTTTCTAGTAATGACAAACAATTTAAGTGTAAGATTAGGTAAAGTATCTGTGTATATATTATGCGCGTGTGCAAGGCTTAGATTAAGGCACAACTAAGGGGATTGTCTAACAAAGCATGTTTATGTCTAACTTGAGGGTAAAATTAACTTAAGAGTCTTTCTCTTATGTAAATCAGTTTGTGGGCATGAGCTCAGGTGCATCAGTGTCTGGCAAAACTATTAGATCTCCCTTTGATGATACTTCTGGATGAGGTTACAAGGATCATATTGGTCATTTGAGGTTGCTTGTATCAGTGTTCTTCCAATGGCTACTTCATctgtcctctctctctctcgctctctctcttcaagGAGGAGAATGTTTTAGATGAAGGAAGGGAAACGAATGCAATAATCATGAAGAGACTAAAGGTTTAACATATCAGTTTATTCTCTTTTGTAGACTGGCTGAAGTTGAAAAAGACTTTTCTTGCCTATTGTCATCTGGTTATCTTATGAACCCCTTGTATCAGTGTTCTTCCAATGGCTACTTCATctgtcctctctctctctctctctctctctctctctctctctctctctctctctctctcttcaagtAGGAGAATGTTTTAGATGAAGGAAGGGAAACAAATGCAATAAACATGAAGAGACTATAGGTTTAACATATCAGTTTATTCTCTTTTTGTAGACTGGCTGAAGTTGAAAAAGACTTTTCTTGCCTATTGTCGTCTGGTTATCTTGTGAACCCCTTAAAACATGTTTTCTTGAAGGATTTCACATTGCCTTTAGGAATAAGTTGGTGATGCATCCATCAGTCTTCGCTTCTATCTAGTTACCAATATTGGCCTTTTATAATCgaattaatgttttttttttttcttgcatttggATTCTCTTTGTGCTCAGTAGCCATTTTCTTTAATGGCTTGGAAAAGGGTGCTAAATGTAGAATATAACCAAATTACTGTAACCCTTTATTAAATGCCTGGTCTGTTGGTTGAATTCTGTCCTGAATGAGTTGGttatctgttttctttaactaaagtttgatttttgtaAATGGATTTTAATATTGTCGCCCacatcaaattataattttgctAGGTAAAAATTAGACCGAGTTGGACCTTGGCTGATTCTATGTGTTTTAGTACTGAGGTTGCATTTTGGTTAAATGTAGTAAGAGTTCAAGTTGGTAAATGATAATCTGACTGATCTTAAATTTCATCTCTTGTTCCCATgcttgaaaatatatattattacaGGCTTGTTAGTAAAGGCTGCAAGTTAATTGGATGTGGCTCGGCGGTACCCTCCCTTAAGATTTCAAATGATGATCTTGCAAAAGTAGTAGACACTAACGATGAATGGATATCTGTTCGCACTGGCATTCGTAATCGACGAATTCTTTCAGGTTTGTTCATACTTGCTGTGCATGATAATGTCATAAAGTTAGTAACTGTAAACAGTTTGAGGTCTCTTAGCATGCGTTGAGCTTAACTTAAGGAATTCAGcttcataatttcatatttgcGGTGCATGTGCACTGCATGACAATAGGAAACTATCTGATGGGCCACTCAGCTTGATGAGTCTGAGCTTACCTGGGATTAGGTTGGTTAGCTAGCTGCTTTTATGACCCTTTTTCTCTTCCCCTATTGAACAAATCTGTTACATAGTTACCTTGGCTTCACCATTCTATTCAGACAGCTAAAATGATATGGATATTGGGAAATTTGACCTGGTTGATGTTGCTAAGAGGGGCTTTCTTGTGGTTGTGCtggatatttttaatgtttttaccTTCTATCTCAACTCATATTTTATACAACTATGTGTCTCTTTTCTGGTCCTCATGTCTAGGTGTGATGGATATTTTATTGTACCCTTTCTACATACTGACATCCTTATTGTAAAATATCAGGCAAAGAGAGCCTGACAGCGTTAGCAGCAGAGGCAGCACTTAAAGCTCTTGAGATGGCTGAAGTTGATGTTGATGATGTGGACCTAATCTTGATGTGCACATCTTCACCTGATGATCTTTTTGGCAGTGCTCCTCAGGTATATAGATCATTGGATGGTATATCCCATATCTGGATTCAGGTCAAAAAAATTAGGGGTTGAGCTTCTTAGTGGTGTATTATGTGATAGTTTTGTCAATATTGATcccttttatattttattatctaTGCTTTGATGGTGCATAAATCTCTAGGTAATCCGCTcttataatttgttttctttctttctatagaattttcttttagtataaaaaaatttccagtAGGTTATTTTGTTGATTTAACTTATTGTGCTTATTTAGTTTTATGCTTTTTCCGTGGTATGGGCCTTTGACCAAAAACTGAACTATATTGATCACACATGATATAATGAATGAACGACTGAGTAATACCTTATTTTGCATGTTAGAAACCATTGTAGTGTAAGAACAGCTAAATATTGACTAATTGAGCTTGTCATTTTAATAAATTCACTAACAAAATTTTACTGTCTGAGtgtttatgttgttttattatGGTAGCTTCTTAAGTtcttaaatttgttttatattgtaattttagGTTCAGAAAGCACTTGGCTGCAAAAGGAACCCTTTGGCTTATGATATTACAGCTGCCTGTAGCGGATTTGTTATGGGTCTAGTATCAGCTGCTTGTCACATTAGGGGTAACGACTTGGTTTACTTTGCTGTAAGGAGGCCACTGTTACTTTCATGTTTAATTGATTAAACTATAATGCGCAAACTACAGGAGGTGGATTCAAAAATGTTCTAGTTATTGGAGCTGATGCTCTTTCTCGGTTTGTTGACTGGACCGATAGAGGAACGTGTATTCTTTTTGGGGATGCTGCTGGTGCTGTATTAGTACAGGTGTGTTTATGTGTCTTATTGAAGTTTTGACATATCTAACGTGCCCTAGTTTTCTAGATAAGGGTGGTGGGTTCCCTGTCGCCTAGTGACTTTGAACTTTGCTTTATTTGGCAGCAAATTctgtttccaattttttagAAACTCATATCATACTGTCTTAATTTCGCCATTTCCAAAATTGATGAGTTAAGTTGTTAGTGGAGATCTAGTTGCGAAACATTTGATTCCACTTATTTGAAATTGCCATAATTATGTAGGCCTGCGATAGTGAGGATGATTCTTTGCTTGCTTTTGATTTGCATAGTGATGGTGACGGAAACAGGTTTGTGTTTTCTcgatttctgtttttgtttattcttttgaCCTTTTTAGCGAGTGCAATATCTTAAGGTGTTCAGGTTGATTATGACTGGGGGCACTTATCATTTTTTCCTCTCTGATACATGACTGCTCgactctctctccctttctctgCAGACATCTAAATGCTGCCTTCAAAGAAAGTGAAACAGATGAGTTGGGTTCTAATGGTTCAGTCTTAGGTTTCCCTCCAAGACGCTCCTCATTTTCCTGCCTTCAAATGAATGGCAAAGAGGTCTTTCGCTTTGCTGTGCGCGTTGTGCCACAGTCAATTGAGGCTGCCCTTGCCAAGGCTGGTCTCCCGGCATCTAGCATTGATTGGTTACTGCTCCATCAGGTATGAAGCATGATTTCTTTGGACAGTCCACCTGGGGCCTTGCATATAATTCATCATTTgactattatatttttctcgCATCATGTcgaatttgaagaaaaaatattttagggTGGAAAGTAGACATATCTAAGGCAAGTTGATCAGCCTAATAATTCTTGATTTCCAAAAATATACCAGCCTGTCATGTATGTTAAGTGAATTAAACTGGTACAACTCTGAGAataatgctttgtttttttcttcataaaaaatGTAAGTTTGCAGGAAAATAGTTCTTTAAGTTAGCTTTTTAATCACCTAAGGGTTTCAGAGTAAACAAGCGACATTGTATTTGTTCTGATAATGGTCAAAGGTGATGGGTAATGGGTTATGACGAAGATAAATCAATGCAGGCAAACCAGAGGATCCTTGATGGAGTTTCTTCTCGCATGCAAATCCCATCAGAACAGGTGATTTCAAATTTGGCAAACTATGGTAACACAAGCTCTGCTTCGATTCCTTTGGCATTGGATGAAGCTGTGAGAAGCGGGAAGGTGAAACCAGGCCATACAATTGCAGCTGCCGGCTTTGGAGCAGGTCTGACTTGGGGTTCTACTGTTTTCAGATGGGGTTGAAACTTCATCTCTCTTGCCAAGATAATCCTATGAAGCACAGTTTTGCAATTCTTGCTTCACATTCCAAATGTGTTGGATATTGGGGGACGTTTCAGTGTCATTATCTCCATCAGCTCCCTTTTGTTTcccttctttccttcttctttttttgtagCTTTGGTACCCTCAATAAAAATGTATTCTTTCTTCCTCAGTccaataattttatttatttttgttttttgagtcACAATTATGTATCGTTATCTCACTTGTGTAATGAACATTTTCCAAAACCAGAGTAGAGAGAACAGAGTTCAAAATTTATCTTATACTGCAGAATTGGTTTATCTAGTGGCATACATAATTAACTCAGTACAAagacaaacaaattaataattacaattacagaatgacaagaagaaaaggcaAAATCTCAGGTAGGTCACTGAGCAAAAACTTGACCTCTAGATTTAATCTTCTGCAAGACACCTTCAATTGCAATATCAAAAGCATCTTTCTTGGCTCTCAAACCGACTGAACTTCCATGCTTCCTATACATAATTCTTGGTATCATCTCCAACACTCTCTCCCTCATTCTCCTGACTTTCCCTCTTGGTATGCTCCTAAGCACATCCAAAATCCTTGTCTCCTTGAACACCACATCCTCCTTGGCTATAAACACCGAAAACTCCCCGAACTGATCCTCTGGCAGGTGCCACCAGTACTGCGCCCTAGCGGACGATTCCTCAAAAAACACGGGAATGCAGCCGGCAACAATGCTGTCGAAGGTGGACCGCCTGGTCGGGGTGTCCCCGGGAGGctgcaaacaaaaacttgcCTGCAACATCGGCCTCATGAACCGAATGGGATCATGCTCACAAATCCCATTAGAGCAATCTACAACGTCACAGAGCTTTGAAAACCCACCAACACCACTTCCATACATGCCCACATTGTTAACatttttgacatttttgtTCATGGTGTTATTTTCACACTCATTTCTAATGCTCCTCCTAATGGTGGGATTACGTCCAACCCCTCCACCCCCGGCAAACATCATAAGCGTGGTGCGCCGAGACCTCCTCGCCCTCTGCACCCAGCTCTCCAACAGAGACAAATTGGGCGGATGAAACGACGTCGGGTAAGGCACGGCGTGCTCCTGCCAGGGCCAGGCGCGAGCTTCGACCGTCAAAGCCGTCACATTGTAAAACTGCGGCAATTCGAGCAACGAAGTGCCCCAAAGAGGCGGGTCGTTTCCCAGCGGCTGAGAGAAATCCCAAGCGGGTCGCGCCAGAACCATGAAATGGTCATGACCCATTTTCCGATTCCACGACTCGGGCGAGTCGGTGATCAAGAACTCGAACAGATTGAGGCCCTGCTCGGAGCTGGAGTTGTAATCTGGGCCGTACAGGTAGTGGAGGGCGTCGATGCCGGCGTAGTAAGGGACGTAGATGGCGTCGGCGGCCTGGGGATCTGCGGTGAGGCATGGGTATTCGAGCATCCGACGGTGGAAAATGAGCTCCAGCATTAACGGGTCGGTCCGGTACCAGCTGTGGGAGAGGTTGTGGGTTTTCTGGCCCAGGCCATGGTTGGCCAAGTACGGGCAGAAGTCGTCGAACAATGGGTAGCCGGAGCAGTTTGTGAGGAGATCGAGGTTGAAGGCGGGCGGCAGCCGTCTGATGTGGATCCAACGGTTGGTGCAGTCCGAGTCTGATTGCTGATGATCAGGATTGGTGGGGATTTGGGTTGAGCTTGTTTTTGTTGGGAATTGTATGGTTatggagatggagaagaagaggattAGTAAAGTGGACTTGTTGGAGGCCATGGAGAGacgcagagagagaaagatgggggaggagagagagagagattggagGAAATGggttattaattttatttatggtggATATTTTAGAgcgaga encodes the following:
- the LOC117627262 gene encoding 3-oxoacyl-[acyl-carrier-protein] synthase III, chloroplastic, which gives rise to MATNASGLFTTPTVPSLRGKIKPSIRIFGSGFRSPDGISKRVFCSSTFEGAEKHVGASPSESRAPRLVSKGCKLIGCGSAVPSLKISNDDLAKVVDTNDEWISVRTGIRNRRILSGKESLTALAAEAALKALEMAEVDVDDVDLILMCTSSPDDLFGSAPQVQKALGCKRNPLAYDITAACSGFVMGLVSAACHIRGGGFKNVLVIGADALSRFVDWTDRGTCILFGDAAGAVLVQACDSEDDSLLAFDLHSDGDGNRHLNAAFKESETDELGSNGSVLGFPPRRSSFSCLQMNGKEVFRFAVRVVPQSIEAALAKAGLPASSIDWLLLHQANQRILDGVSSRMQIPSEQVISNLANYGNTSSASIPLALDEAVRSGKVKPGHTIAAAGFGAGLTWGSTVFRWG
- the LOC117627261 gene encoding probable xyloglucan galactosyltransferase GT19, coding for MASNKSTLLILFFSISITIQFPTKTSSTQIPTNPDHQQSDSDCTNRWIHIRRLPPAFNLDLLTNCSGYPLFDDFCPYLANHGLGQKTHNLSHSWYRTDPLMLELIFHRRMLEYPCLTADPQAADAIYVPYYAGIDALHYLYGPDYNSSSEQGLNLFEFLITDSPESWNRKMGHDHFMVLARPAWDFSQPLGNDPPLWGTSLLELPQFYNVTALTVEARAWPWQEHAVPYPTSFHPPNLSLLESWVQRARRSRRTTLMMFAGGGGVGRNPTIRRSIRNECENNTMNKNVKNVNNVGMYGSGVGGFSKLCDVVDCSNGICEHDPIRFMRPMLQASFCLQPPGDTPTRRSTFDSIVAGCIPVFFEESSARAQYWWHLPEDQFGEFSVFIAKEDVVFKETRILDVLRSIPRGKVRRMRERVLEMIPRIMYRKHGSSVGLRAKKDAFDIAIEGVLQKIKSRGQVFAQ